The Gymnogyps californianus isolate 813 chromosome 5, ASM1813914v2, whole genome shotgun sequence genome contains a region encoding:
- the FAM98B gene encoding protein FAM98B isoform X2 — MRELAAGLRMECDILDALEALGYTGPLLEEEALNKAAENGLSSPEFFELCVWLGSQIKSLCNMEESITSSDDIESFQLEISGFLREMACPYLSLVSGDIKDRLREKEDCLKLLLFLSTELQALKILHSKKIKGSHLEKHNEIYQEVQAICDALGLPNSSSSDITPLLTNVEQKIKDILSKVQNNHVGKSLLTKPLNSDQLERLEKINDALRSEYECRRRMLMKRLDVTVQSFGWSDRAKVKTDDIARIYQPKRYALSPKSTITLAHLLAAREDLSKIIRTSSGSTRENTVCAINKVLMGRVPDRGGRPTEIEPPPPEMPPWQKRQEGGGRGGWGGGGGRGNWGGGGGRGGGGGGGFGGGGFRGGGRGGGGFQGGRGDYGGRGDYGGRGGYGGRGGYGDPYGGRGGGGYRRY; from the exons ATGAGGGAGCTGGCGGCCGGCCTGAGGATGGAGTGCGACATCTTGGACGCGCTGGAGGCCTTGGG GTACACGGGTCCCCTGTTGGAGGAGGAAGCCCtgaacaaagcagcagaaaatggatTGTCTTCACCAGAATTTTTTGAGCTTTGCGTTTGGTTAGGTTCCCAAATAAAGTCACTTTGTAATATGGAAGAAAGCATCACTTCATCAGATG ATATAGAGAGCTTCCAGCTTGAGATTAGTGGCTTTCTGAGAGAAATGGCTTGTCCGTATTTGTCACTTGTATCTGGAGACATCAAGGACAGattaagagagaaagaagattgTCTTAAACTCCTCT TATTTCTAAGTACGGAACTTCAGGCTTTAAAGATATTGCACAGCAAGAAAATTAAAGGCTCTCATTTGGAAAAGCACAATGAAATTTATCAGGAAGTGCAAGCTATTTGCGATGCACTGGGCCTGCCAAACTCCTCGTCTTCTGATATTACTCCCTTGTTAACCAATGTGGAACAAAAG ataaaGGACATTCTCTCAAAAGTTCAAAATAACCATGTGGGGAAATCACTGCTAACGAAACCTCTGAATTCTGACCAACTg GAAAGATTGGAAAAAATCAATGATGCTCTTCGCAGTGAGTACGAATGTCGCCGACGTATGTTAATGAAGAGGCTAGATGTGACAGTACAGTCTTTTGGCTGGTCTGATAGAGCAAAG GTAAAAACAGATGACATAGCACGAATCTATCAGCCCAAGCGCTATGCATTATCTCCAAAGTCAACTATTACATTAGCTCACCTTCTTGCTGCTCGAGAAGATTTATCGAAGATCATAAGAACAAGTAGTGGATCAACACGGGAAAATACAGTCTGTGCGATCAACAAG GTTCTGATGGGGAGAGTACCTGACCGTGGAGGCAGACCAACAGAGATTGAACCACCTCCTCCTGAAATGCCTCCTTGGcaaaaaagacaagaaggtGGTGGAAGAGgtggctgggggggtgggggtggaaggGGCAactgggggggtggagggggtagaggaggaggaggaggtggtggtttTGGAGGTGGGGGTTTCAGAGGTGGTGGAAGAGGTGGAGGTGGCTTCCAAGGGGGCAGGGGAGATTATGGTGGCAGGGGAGATTATGGTGGCAGGGGAGGTTATGGTGGCAGGGGAGGCTATGGTGATCCGTAtggtggaagaggagggggaggataCCGAAGAtactaa
- the FAM98B gene encoding protein FAM98B isoform X1 encodes MRELAAGLRMECDILDALEALGYTGPLLEEEALNKAAENGLSSPEFFELCVWLGSQIKSLCNMEESITSSDGDKDIESFQLEISGFLREMACPYLSLVSGDIKDRLREKEDCLKLLLFLSTELQALKILHSKKIKGSHLEKHNEIYQEVQAICDALGLPNSSSSDITPLLTNVEQKIKDILSKVQNNHVGKSLLTKPLNSDQLERLEKINDALRSEYECRRRMLMKRLDVTVQSFGWSDRAKVKTDDIARIYQPKRYALSPKSTITLAHLLAAREDLSKIIRTSSGSTRENTVCAINKVLMGRVPDRGGRPTEIEPPPPEMPPWQKRQEGGGRGGWGGGGGRGNWGGGGGRGGGGGGGFGGGGFRGGGRGGGGFQGGRGDYGGRGDYGGRGGYGGRGGYGDPYGGRGGGGYRRY; translated from the exons ATGAGGGAGCTGGCGGCCGGCCTGAGGATGGAGTGCGACATCTTGGACGCGCTGGAGGCCTTGGG GTACACGGGTCCCCTGTTGGAGGAGGAAGCCCtgaacaaagcagcagaaaatggatTGTCTTCACCAGAATTTTTTGAGCTTTGCGTTTGGTTAGGTTCCCAAATAAAGTCACTTTGTAATATGGAAGAAAGCATCACTTCATCAGATG GTGATAAAGATATAGAGAGCTTCCAGCTTGAGATTAGTGGCTTTCTGAGAGAAATGGCTTGTCCGTATTTGTCACTTGTATCTGGAGACATCAAGGACAGattaagagagaaagaagattgTCTTAAACTCCTCT TATTTCTAAGTACGGAACTTCAGGCTTTAAAGATATTGCACAGCAAGAAAATTAAAGGCTCTCATTTGGAAAAGCACAATGAAATTTATCAGGAAGTGCAAGCTATTTGCGATGCACTGGGCCTGCCAAACTCCTCGTCTTCTGATATTACTCCCTTGTTAACCAATGTGGAACAAAAG ataaaGGACATTCTCTCAAAAGTTCAAAATAACCATGTGGGGAAATCACTGCTAACGAAACCTCTGAATTCTGACCAACTg GAAAGATTGGAAAAAATCAATGATGCTCTTCGCAGTGAGTACGAATGTCGCCGACGTATGTTAATGAAGAGGCTAGATGTGACAGTACAGTCTTTTGGCTGGTCTGATAGAGCAAAG GTAAAAACAGATGACATAGCACGAATCTATCAGCCCAAGCGCTATGCATTATCTCCAAAGTCAACTATTACATTAGCTCACCTTCTTGCTGCTCGAGAAGATTTATCGAAGATCATAAGAACAAGTAGTGGATCAACACGGGAAAATACAGTCTGTGCGATCAACAAG GTTCTGATGGGGAGAGTACCTGACCGTGGAGGCAGACCAACAGAGATTGAACCACCTCCTCCTGAAATGCCTCCTTGGcaaaaaagacaagaaggtGGTGGAAGAGgtggctgggggggtgggggtggaaggGGCAactgggggggtggagggggtagaggaggaggaggaggtggtggtttTGGAGGTGGGGGTTTCAGAGGTGGTGGAAGAGGTGGAGGTGGCTTCCAAGGGGGCAGGGGAGATTATGGTGGCAGGGGAGATTATGGTGGCAGGGGAGGTTATGGTGGCAGGGGAGGCTATGGTGATCCGTAtggtggaagaggagggggaggataCCGAAGAtactaa